One genomic segment of Paenibacillus durus includes these proteins:
- a CDS encoding fibronectin type III domain-containing protein, translated as MLKNVKKFKIMALLALSLTAAVPVISSTSVFALNDAGNKAINLHGYYFDAQSRSQLKIYFDKSLSGSVKEQFKIVRASDDASQTISSLGTASGGGWTSSGASTGTTVTLGMQNNFDYDTLYKVTISNTVGANNNLTLGSFQNRKDYVFYFRTPDSGGNYTGDPIISFQPANDADGVAYEGNVEFTVDRPVNAADLSGLLSSPNSGITLKKNISGTWTDVVTDPQFDSTAVSGAESYAKQVNDAHTFFFYPLTAGGTAAFSYDLDPSGTHQYMLTLPAFDDVGTGHFDGASITFDTVSSDIPGKLSAAPTVGTVGSTSVSLTWSGATGATSYKVYYSTDPYWGFEDHLAGSTTGTSYTVNSLSPSTTYYFRVTPVNAGGEAGYSPKATATTTP; from the coding sequence ATGTTAAAGAATGTTAAGAAATTCAAAATCATGGCCTTGTTAGCTCTCTCGCTGACGGCAGCTGTACCAGTTATTTCCTCCACATCGGTATTTGCCTTGAATGATGCAGGAAACAAAGCTATCAATCTGCACGGGTATTATTTCGACGCCCAGTCTCGTTCGCAGCTGAAAATCTACTTTGACAAGAGCCTCTCGGGTTCTGTAAAAGAGCAGTTCAAAATTGTCAGAGCTTCCGATGACGCGAGCCAGACCATCTCCAGCTTGGGAACGGCCAGCGGCGGCGGGTGGACAAGCTCCGGAGCATCGACAGGAACGACGGTCACGCTCGGCATGCAAAATAATTTTGATTATGACACGCTCTACAAGGTAACCATCAGCAACACAGTCGGGGCTAACAACAACTTGACCCTGGGCAGCTTCCAAAATAGAAAAGACTATGTCTTCTACTTTAGAACTCCCGATTCGGGCGGTAACTATACAGGTGATCCGATCATATCCTTCCAGCCGGCGAATGACGCTGATGGAGTCGCTTATGAAGGGAATGTCGAATTTACTGTGGACAGACCGGTTAATGCAGCCGATCTCAGCGGTCTTTTGTCGAGTCCGAACTCGGGAATTACTTTGAAGAAAAACATTAGCGGAACTTGGACCGATGTTGTAACAGACCCGCAGTTTGACTCTACTGCTGTAAGTGGTGCGGAATCTTACGCGAAACAGGTGAACGACGCTCACACCTTCTTCTTCTATCCCCTGACTGCTGGAGGTACGGCTGCCTTTTCTTATGATCTGGACCCTTCAGGGACACACCAATACATGCTGACCCTACCGGCATTTGATGACGTTGGCACAGGCCATTTCGACGGAGCCTCTATAACCTTTGATACGGTGTCCTCAGACATTCCGGGCAAGCTGTCTGCTGCTCCAACAGTCGGAACGGTGGGAAGCACATCGGTAAGCTTGACATGGAGCGGAGCTACCGGCGCCACCAGCTATAAGGTATATTACTCTACCGATCCGTACTGGGGATTTGAGGACCACCTTGCGGGAAGCACGACGGGAACAAGCTATACGGTGAACAGCCTCAGTCCGTCAACGACCTACTATTTCCGGGTTACACCGGTTAACGCTGGCGGCGAAGCGGGATATTCGCCAAAGGCAACTGCTACTACCACTCCGTAA